A stretch of the Pongo pygmaeus isolate AG05252 chromosome 16, NHGRI_mPonPyg2-v2.0_pri, whole genome shotgun sequence genome encodes the following:
- the LOC129013812 gene encoding golgin subfamily A member 8B-like isoform X1 has product MAEETRQSKLAAAKKKLKEYWQRNSPGVPAAAKRNRKANGSNPETAASGACHSSEANPHQEQAAVLDSRSVKISRLNNTIKSLKQQKKQVEHQLEEEKEANNEKQKAQRELEVQIQRLNIENKKLNTDLYRTKRSLRYFEDESRDLAGRLQRSSQRTGELERALCAVAATQKKPDGFSSRSKALMKMQLEQSIREQILLKRHMTQLKELLKEVQLERDQYAQQIKGERAQWQQRMRKMSQEVCTLKEAKKHDTHRVEELERSLSKLKNQTVEPLPPDPPAVSSEVELQDLRKELERVAGELQAQVENNRRINLLNRGQKERLREQEERLQEQQERLREQEKRLQQLAEPQSDYEELKNEDKSALQLEQQVKELQEKLGQVTETVTSAQKEPEAAAPASGTGGESVSGETLRALWEVMEKLESGLMDLLEEKADLREHVEKLEVGFIQYWRERCHQKVHRLLTEPGGSAKDAAPGGGHHQAGPGQGGGEGEAAGAAGDGVAACANYNEGHSKFLAAARNPAAEPDPGAPAPQELGAADMHGDLCEVSLTNSVEPAQGEAREGSSQDNPTAQPIVQLLGEMQDHQEHPGLGSNPCVPCFCWAWLPRRKR; this is encoded by the exons atggCAGAAGAAACTCGACAGAGCAAATTAGCTGCAGCTAAGAAAAAG TTAAAAGAATATTGGCAGAGAAACAGCCCTGGTGTTCCAGCAGCAGCGAAGAGGAACAGGAAAGCAAATGGCAGTAACCCTGAGACAGCCGCTTCTGGTGCTTGCCACTCATCTGAGGCT AACCCACACCAAGAACAAGCAGCAGTCCTGGACTCGAGGTCCGTAAAAATCAGTCGACTGAATAACACCATCAAATCTTTG aaacaacagaagaaaCAAGTGGAACATCAGCTGGAAGAA gaaaaggaagcaaacaatgaaaaacagaaagccCAAAGGGAGctagag GTTCAAATCCAGAGATTGAACATAGAGAACAAGAAACTAAATACGGACCTGTATCGCACGAAACGTTCTCTCAGATACTTTGAAG ACGAGTCCAGGGATCTGGCCGGCCGCCTGCAACGTTCATCACAGCGTACAGGAGAGTTAGAGCGGGCTCTCTGTGCTGTCGCCGCCACGCAGAAGAAGCCGGATGGG TTCTCGAGCCGCAGTAAAGCACTTATGAAGATGCAGTTAGAGCAGTCCATAAGGGAGCAGATACTGCTGAAACGACACATGACACAG TTGAAGGAGTTACTTAAAGAAGTCCAGCTGGAGAGAGATCAATATGCGCAACAAATAAAAGGAGAGAGGGCCCAGTGGCAGCAGAGGATGAGGAAAATGTCGCAGGAG gtTTGCACATTGAAGGAGGCGAAGAAGCATGATACGCATCGGGTAGAAGAGCTGGAGAGGAGTTTGTCCAAACTCAAAAACCAGACGG TTGAACCACTGCCCCCGGATCCCCCAGCAGTGTCCTCTGAGGTGGAGCTGCAAGACCTGAGGAAGGAGCTGGAGAGAGTGGCAGGAGAGCTCCAGGCTCAGGTGGAAAACAATCGGCGCATCAATCTCCTGAACCGTGGGCAAAAGGAGAGGCTTCGCGAGCAGGAGGAGAGGCTTCAGGAACAGCAGGAGAGGCTTCGGGAACAGGAGAAGAGGCTTCAGCAGCTGGCCGAGCCACAGAGCGACTACGAGGAGCTG AAGAACGAGGACAAGAGCGCCCTGCAGTTGGAGCAGCAAGTAAAGGAGCTGCAGGAGAAGCTGGGCCAGGTGACGGAGACGGTCACCTCGGCCCAGAAGGAGCCAgaggcagcagccccagcctcAGGGACTGGGGGCGAGTCTGTGAGTGGGGAGACCCTCCGGGCCCTGTGGGAAGTCATGGAGAAGCTGGAG AGCGGCCTTATGGACCTCCTGGAGGAGAAGGCGGACCTGAGGgagcatgtggagaaactggaagttGGATTCATCCAGTACTGGAGAGAGAGATGCCATCA GAAAGTGCATCGCCTTCTAACAGAGCCAGGGGGCAGTGCCAAAGACGCGGCACCTGGAGGAGGACATCATCAGGCTGGCCCAGGacaaggaggaggggaag GTGAAGCTGCTGGAGCTGCAGGAGATGGTGTTGCGGCTTGTGCCAACTATAACGAGGGGCACAGCAAATTCCTGGCCGCTGCCCGGAACCCTGCTGCTGAACCCGATCCAGGAGCCCCAGCCCCCCAGGAGCTTGGGGCTGCCGACATGCATGGTG ATCTTTGTGAGGTGAGCCTCACCAACAGCGTGGAGCCTGCGCAAGGAGAAGCCAGGGAGGGTTCTTCCCAGGACAACCCTACTGCACAGCCAATCGTGCAGCTCCTTGGTGAGATGCAGGACCACCAAGAGCACCCAGGCTTGGGCAGCAACCCCTGTGTGCCATGCTTTTGCTGGGCTTGGCTGCCcagaagaaagagataa
- the LOC129013812 gene encoding golgin subfamily A member 8B-like isoform X2, which yields MAEETRQSKLAAAKKKLKEYWQRNSPGVPAAAKRNRKANGSNPETAASGACHSSEANPHQEQAAVLDSRSVKISRLNNTIKSLKQQKKQVEHQLEEEKEANNEKQKAQRELEVQIQRLNIENKKLNTDLYRTKRSLRYFEDESRDLAGRLQRSSQRTGELERALCAVAATQKKPDGFSSRSKALMKMQLEQSIREQILLKRHMTQLKELLKEVQLERDQYAQQIKGERAQWQQRMRKMSQEVCTLKEAKKHDTHRVEELERSLSKLKNQTVEPLPPDPPAVSSEVELQDLRKELERVAGELQAQVENNRRINLLNRGQKERLREQEERLQEQQERLREQEKRLQQLAEPQSDYEELNEDKSALQLEQQVKELQEKLGQVTETVTSAQKEPEAAAPASGTGGESVSGETLRALWEVMEKLESGLMDLLEEKADLREHVEKLEVGFIQYWRERCHQKVHRLLTEPGGSAKDAAPGGGHHQAGPGQGGGEGEAAGAAGDGVAACANYNEGHSKFLAAARNPAAEPDPGAPAPQELGAADMHGDLCEVSLTNSVEPAQGEAREGSSQDNPTAQPIVQLLGEMQDHQEHPGLGSNPCVPCFCWAWLPRRKR from the exons atggCAGAAGAAACTCGACAGAGCAAATTAGCTGCAGCTAAGAAAAAG TTAAAAGAATATTGGCAGAGAAACAGCCCTGGTGTTCCAGCAGCAGCGAAGAGGAACAGGAAAGCAAATGGCAGTAACCCTGAGACAGCCGCTTCTGGTGCTTGCCACTCATCTGAGGCT AACCCACACCAAGAACAAGCAGCAGTCCTGGACTCGAGGTCCGTAAAAATCAGTCGACTGAATAACACCATCAAATCTTTG aaacaacagaagaaaCAAGTGGAACATCAGCTGGAAGAA gaaaaggaagcaaacaatgaaaaacagaaagccCAAAGGGAGctagag GTTCAAATCCAGAGATTGAACATAGAGAACAAGAAACTAAATACGGACCTGTATCGCACGAAACGTTCTCTCAGATACTTTGAAG ACGAGTCCAGGGATCTGGCCGGCCGCCTGCAACGTTCATCACAGCGTACAGGAGAGTTAGAGCGGGCTCTCTGTGCTGTCGCCGCCACGCAGAAGAAGCCGGATGGG TTCTCGAGCCGCAGTAAAGCACTTATGAAGATGCAGTTAGAGCAGTCCATAAGGGAGCAGATACTGCTGAAACGACACATGACACAG TTGAAGGAGTTACTTAAAGAAGTCCAGCTGGAGAGAGATCAATATGCGCAACAAATAAAAGGAGAGAGGGCCCAGTGGCAGCAGAGGATGAGGAAAATGTCGCAGGAG gtTTGCACATTGAAGGAGGCGAAGAAGCATGATACGCATCGGGTAGAAGAGCTGGAGAGGAGTTTGTCCAAACTCAAAAACCAGACGG TTGAACCACTGCCCCCGGATCCCCCAGCAGTGTCCTCTGAGGTGGAGCTGCAAGACCTGAGGAAGGAGCTGGAGAGAGTGGCAGGAGAGCTCCAGGCTCAGGTGGAAAACAATCGGCGCATCAATCTCCTGAACCGTGGGCAAAAGGAGAGGCTTCGCGAGCAGGAGGAGAGGCTTCAGGAACAGCAGGAGAGGCTTCGGGAACAGGAGAAGAGGCTTCAGCAGCTGGCCGAGCCACAGAGCGACTACGAGGAGCTG AACGAGGACAAGAGCGCCCTGCAGTTGGAGCAGCAAGTAAAGGAGCTGCAGGAGAAGCTGGGCCAGGTGACGGAGACGGTCACCTCGGCCCAGAAGGAGCCAgaggcagcagccccagcctcAGGGACTGGGGGCGAGTCTGTGAGTGGGGAGACCCTCCGGGCCCTGTGGGAAGTCATGGAGAAGCTGGAG AGCGGCCTTATGGACCTCCTGGAGGAGAAGGCGGACCTGAGGgagcatgtggagaaactggaagttGGATTCATCCAGTACTGGAGAGAGAGATGCCATCA GAAAGTGCATCGCCTTCTAACAGAGCCAGGGGGCAGTGCCAAAGACGCGGCACCTGGAGGAGGACATCATCAGGCTGGCCCAGGacaaggaggaggggaag GTGAAGCTGCTGGAGCTGCAGGAGATGGTGTTGCGGCTTGTGCCAACTATAACGAGGGGCACAGCAAATTCCTGGCCGCTGCCCGGAACCCTGCTGCTGAACCCGATCCAGGAGCCCCAGCCCCCCAGGAGCTTGGGGCTGCCGACATGCATGGTG ATCTTTGTGAGGTGAGCCTCACCAACAGCGTGGAGCCTGCGCAAGGAGAAGCCAGGGAGGGTTCTTCCCAGGACAACCCTACTGCACAGCCAATCGTGCAGCTCCTTGGTGAGATGCAGGACCACCAAGAGCACCCAGGCTTGGGCAGCAACCCCTGTGTGCCATGCTTTTGCTGGGCTTGGCTGCCcagaagaaagagataa
- the LOC129013812 gene encoding golgin subfamily A member 8B-like isoform X3 encodes MCTLISCSQQQNPHQEQAAVLDSRSVKISRLNNTIKSLKQQKKQVEHQLEEEKEANNEKQKAQRELEVQIQRLNIENKKLNTDLYRTKRSLRYFEDESRDLAGRLQRSSQRTGELERALCAVAATQKKPDGFSSRSKALMKMQLEQSIREQILLKRHMTQLKELLKEVQLERDQYAQQIKGERAQWQQRMRKMSQEVCTLKEAKKHDTHRVEELERSLSKLKNQTVEPLPPDPPAVSSEVELQDLRKELERVAGELQAQVENNRRINLLNRGQKERLREQEERLQEQQERLREQEKRLQQLAEPQSDYEELLQNLLLSVQKNEDKSALQLEQQVKELQEKLGQVTETVTSAQKEPEAAAPASGTGGESVSGETLRALWEVMEKLESGLMDLLEEKADLREHVEKLEVGFIQYWRERCHQKVHRLLTEPGGSAKDAAPGGGHHQAGPGQGGGEGEAAGAAGDGVAACANYNEGHSKFLAAARNPAAEPDPGAPAPQELGAADMHGDLCEVSLTNSVEPAQGEAREGSSQDNPTAQPIVQLLGEMQDHQEHPGLGSNPCVPCFCWAWLPRRKR; translated from the exons ATGTGCACTCTCATCTCTTGTAGTCAGCAACAG AACCCACACCAAGAACAAGCAGCAGTCCTGGACTCGAGGTCCGTAAAAATCAGTCGACTGAATAACACCATCAAATCTTTG aaacaacagaagaaaCAAGTGGAACATCAGCTGGAAGAA gaaaaggaagcaaacaatgaaaaacagaaagccCAAAGGGAGctagag GTTCAAATCCAGAGATTGAACATAGAGAACAAGAAACTAAATACGGACCTGTATCGCACGAAACGTTCTCTCAGATACTTTGAAG ACGAGTCCAGGGATCTGGCCGGCCGCCTGCAACGTTCATCACAGCGTACAGGAGAGTTAGAGCGGGCTCTCTGTGCTGTCGCCGCCACGCAGAAGAAGCCGGATGGG TTCTCGAGCCGCAGTAAAGCACTTATGAAGATGCAGTTAGAGCAGTCCATAAGGGAGCAGATACTGCTGAAACGACACATGACACAG TTGAAGGAGTTACTTAAAGAAGTCCAGCTGGAGAGAGATCAATATGCGCAACAAATAAAAGGAGAGAGGGCCCAGTGGCAGCAGAGGATGAGGAAAATGTCGCAGGAG gtTTGCACATTGAAGGAGGCGAAGAAGCATGATACGCATCGGGTAGAAGAGCTGGAGAGGAGTTTGTCCAAACTCAAAAACCAGACGG TTGAACCACTGCCCCCGGATCCCCCAGCAGTGTCCTCTGAGGTGGAGCTGCAAGACCTGAGGAAGGAGCTGGAGAGAGTGGCAGGAGAGCTCCAGGCTCAGGTGGAAAACAATCGGCGCATCAATCTCCTGAACCGTGGGCAAAAGGAGAGGCTTCGCGAGCAGGAGGAGAGGCTTCAGGAACAGCAGGAGAGGCTTCGGGAACAGGAGAAGAGGCTTCAGCAGCTGGCCGAGCCACAGAGCGACTACGAGGAGCTG CTGCAGAACTTGCTTCTCTCTGTCCAGAAGAACGAGGACAAGAGCGCCCTGCAGTTGGAGCAGCAAGTAAAGGAGCTGCAGGAGAAGCTGGGCCAGGTGACGGAGACGGTCACCTCGGCCCAGAAGGAGCCAgaggcagcagccccagcctcAGGGACTGGGGGCGAGTCTGTGAGTGGGGAGACCCTCCGGGCCCTGTGGGAAGTCATGGAGAAGCTGGAG AGCGGCCTTATGGACCTCCTGGAGGAGAAGGCGGACCTGAGGgagcatgtggagaaactggaagttGGATTCATCCAGTACTGGAGAGAGAGATGCCATCA GAAAGTGCATCGCCTTCTAACAGAGCCAGGGGGCAGTGCCAAAGACGCGGCACCTGGAGGAGGACATCATCAGGCTGGCCCAGGacaaggaggaggggaag GTGAAGCTGCTGGAGCTGCAGGAGATGGTGTTGCGGCTTGTGCCAACTATAACGAGGGGCACAGCAAATTCCTGGCCGCTGCCCGGAACCCTGCTGCTGAACCCGATCCAGGAGCCCCAGCCCCCCAGGAGCTTGGGGCTGCCGACATGCATGGTG ATCTTTGTGAGGTGAGCCTCACCAACAGCGTGGAGCCTGCGCAAGGAGAAGCCAGGGAGGGTTCTTCCCAGGACAACCCTACTGCACAGCCAATCGTGCAGCTCCTTGGTGAGATGCAGGACCACCAAGAGCACCCAGGCTTGGGCAGCAACCCCTGTGTGCCATGCTTTTGCTGGGCTTGGCTGCCcagaagaaagagataa
- the LOC129013812 gene encoding golgin subfamily A member 8B-like isoform X4 gives MKMQLEQSIREQILLKRHMTQLKELLKEVQLERDQYAQQIKGERAQWQQRMRKMSQEVCTLKEAKKHDTHRVEELERSLSKLKNQTVEPLPPDPPAVSSEVELQDLRKELERVAGELQAQVENNRRINLLNRGQKERLREQEERLQEQQERLREQEKRLQQLAEPQSDYEELNEDKSALQLEQQVKELQEKLGQVTETVTSAQKEPEAAAPASGTGGESVSGETLRALWEVMEKLESGLMDLLEEKADLREHVEKLEVGFIQYWRERCHQKVHRLLTEPGGSAKDAAPGGGHHQAGPGQGGGEGEAAGAAGDGVAACANYNEGHSKFLAAARNPAAEPDPGAPAPQELGAADMHGDLCEVSLTNSVEPAQGEAREGSSQDNPTAQPIVQLLGEMQDHQEHPGLGSNPCVPCFCWAWLPRRKR, from the exons ATGAAGATGCAGTTAGAGCAGTCCATAAGGGAGCAGATACTGCTGAAACGACACATGACACAG TTGAAGGAGTTACTTAAAGAAGTCCAGCTGGAGAGAGATCAATATGCGCAACAAATAAAAGGAGAGAGGGCCCAGTGGCAGCAGAGGATGAGGAAAATGTCGCAGGAG gtTTGCACATTGAAGGAGGCGAAGAAGCATGATACGCATCGGGTAGAAGAGCTGGAGAGGAGTTTGTCCAAACTCAAAAACCAGACGG TTGAACCACTGCCCCCGGATCCCCCAGCAGTGTCCTCTGAGGTGGAGCTGCAAGACCTGAGGAAGGAGCTGGAGAGAGTGGCAGGAGAGCTCCAGGCTCAGGTGGAAAACAATCGGCGCATCAATCTCCTGAACCGTGGGCAAAAGGAGAGGCTTCGCGAGCAGGAGGAGAGGCTTCAGGAACAGCAGGAGAGGCTTCGGGAACAGGAGAAGAGGCTTCAGCAGCTGGCCGAGCCACAGAGCGACTACGAGGAGCTG AACGAGGACAAGAGCGCCCTGCAGTTGGAGCAGCAAGTAAAGGAGCTGCAGGAGAAGCTGGGCCAGGTGACGGAGACGGTCACCTCGGCCCAGAAGGAGCCAgaggcagcagccccagcctcAGGGACTGGGGGCGAGTCTGTGAGTGGGGAGACCCTCCGGGCCCTGTGGGAAGTCATGGAGAAGCTGGAG AGCGGCCTTATGGACCTCCTGGAGGAGAAGGCGGACCTGAGGgagcatgtggagaaactggaagttGGATTCATCCAGTACTGGAGAGAGAGATGCCATCA GAAAGTGCATCGCCTTCTAACAGAGCCAGGGGGCAGTGCCAAAGACGCGGCACCTGGAGGAGGACATCATCAGGCTGGCCCAGGacaaggaggaggggaag GTGAAGCTGCTGGAGCTGCAGGAGATGGTGTTGCGGCTTGTGCCAACTATAACGAGGGGCACAGCAAATTCCTGGCCGCTGCCCGGAACCCTGCTGCTGAACCCGATCCAGGAGCCCCAGCCCCCCAGGAGCTTGGGGCTGCCGACATGCATGGTG ATCTTTGTGAGGTGAGCCTCACCAACAGCGTGGAGCCTGCGCAAGGAGAAGCCAGGGAGGGTTCTTCCCAGGACAACCCTACTGCACAGCCAATCGTGCAGCTCCTTGGTGAGATGCAGGACCACCAAGAGCACCCAGGCTTGGGCAGCAACCCCTGTGTGCCATGCTTTTGCTGGGCTTGGCTGCCcagaagaaagagataa